One genomic segment of Burkholderia pyrrocinia includes these proteins:
- a CDS encoding selenium-binding family protein — MSMRPDPTFHASPELAMQAPAEAFAYTLLLSPDFSRPDALAVIDVKPGSPTYGKIVHTVTMPNTGDEFHHFGWNACSSALSPLTGHAFLERRFLIIPGLRSSRIYVIDTKPHPTQARIHKIIEPDEIFAKTGYSRPHTVHCGPEGIYVSTLGGAGKDGTDGAPGIFIMDCETFDVLGRWEIDRGPQDKHYDFWWNLPRDYMVSSEWALPPQFENGIVPEDLLANKYGHRLHFWDLRARRNVQTIDLGAQHQMALEVRPAHDPVREYGFVGVVVDTTNLEGSIWTWWREDGKFHVKKTATIPPEPAAADELPPLLKGFGAVPPLVTDIDLSLDDRFLYVSCWGTGEMRQYDVSDPHNPVLAGSVRIGGIVRRAPHSNGRAFAGGPQMVEISRDGRRVYWTNSLYSTWDDQFYPDGVPAAQVLAHAGPDGGLTLADDYWVEFPDGYRAHQIRLEGGDCSTDSFCYPSVKR, encoded by the coding sequence ATGAGCATGCGGCCTGACCCGACATTTCACGCTTCGCCGGAGCTTGCGATGCAGGCGCCGGCGGAAGCGTTTGCCTATACGTTGTTGCTGAGCCCCGATTTTTCCAGACCCGACGCGCTCGCCGTGATCGACGTGAAGCCCGGCTCGCCGACCTACGGAAAAATCGTGCACACGGTGACGATGCCGAACACCGGCGACGAGTTTCACCACTTCGGCTGGAATGCGTGCTCGTCGGCGCTGTCGCCGCTGACCGGCCATGCGTTCCTCGAACGCCGCTTCCTGATCATCCCCGGCCTGCGCTCGTCGCGCATCTACGTGATCGACACGAAGCCGCACCCGACCCAGGCACGCATCCACAAGATCATCGAACCCGACGAGATCTTCGCGAAGACCGGTTATTCGCGGCCGCACACCGTTCACTGCGGCCCCGAGGGCATCTACGTGAGCACGCTCGGCGGCGCGGGCAAGGACGGCACCGACGGCGCGCCCGGCATCTTCATCATGGATTGCGAAACCTTCGACGTGCTCGGCCGCTGGGAGATCGATCGCGGCCCGCAGGACAAGCACTACGATTTCTGGTGGAACCTGCCGCGCGACTACATGGTGTCGAGCGAATGGGCGCTGCCGCCGCAATTCGAGAACGGCATCGTGCCCGAGGACCTGCTCGCGAACAAATACGGGCACCGGCTGCATTTCTGGGACCTGCGCGCGCGGCGCAACGTGCAGACGATCGATCTCGGCGCGCAGCACCAGATGGCGCTCGAGGTGCGGCCCGCGCACGACCCGGTGCGCGAATACGGATTCGTCGGCGTCGTGGTCGATACGACGAATCTCGAAGGCTCGATCTGGACCTGGTGGCGCGAAGACGGCAAGTTCCATGTGAAGAAGACTGCGACGATCCCGCCCGAACCGGCCGCGGCCGACGAACTGCCGCCGCTGCTGAAAGGGTTCGGCGCGGTGCCGCCGCTCGTGACCGACATCGACCTGTCGCTCGACGACCGCTTCCTGTACGTGTCGTGCTGGGGCACCGGCGAGATGCGCCAGTACGACGTGTCGGATCCGCATAACCCGGTGCTCGCGGGGTCGGTGCGGATCGGCGGCATCGTGCGCCGCGCGCCGCACTCGAACGGCCGCGCGTTCGCGGGCGGCCCGCAGATGGTCGAGATCAGCCGCGACGGTCGGCGCGTGTACTGGACCAACTCGCTCTATTCGACGTGGGACGACCAGTTCTATCCGGACGGGGTGCCGGCCGCACAAGTGCTCGCGCATGCGGGGCCGGACGGCGGGCTGACGCTCGCCGACGATTACTGGGTCGAGTTCCCCGACGGCTATCGCGCGCACCAGATCCGGCTCGAAGGCGGCGACTGCTCGACCGACTCGTTCTGCTATCCGTCGGTCAAGCGTTGA
- a CDS encoding Lrp/AsnC family transcriptional regulator, with protein sequence MHAITLDATDCRILAVLQEEGRISNLDLAERISLSPSACLRRMRLLEEQGVIEHYRACLSREKLGFELEAFVQVSMRNEENQWHERFAEALREWPEVVGAFVVTGESHYLLRVLAHNLKHYSDFVLNRLYKAPGVMDIRSNIVLQTLKDEAGAPVGLARTGAIKAV encoded by the coding sequence ATGCACGCGATCACGCTCGATGCCACCGACTGCCGGATTCTGGCGGTACTGCAGGAGGAGGGCAGAATCAGCAATCTCGACCTGGCGGAACGGATTTCGCTTTCGCCGTCCGCCTGCCTGCGCCGCATGCGCCTGCTCGAGGAGCAGGGCGTGATCGAGCACTATCGCGCGTGCCTGAGCCGCGAGAAGCTCGGCTTCGAGCTCGAGGCGTTCGTGCAGGTGTCGATGCGCAACGAAGAGAATCAATGGCACGAGCGCTTCGCGGAAGCGCTGCGCGAATGGCCGGAGGTGGTCGGCGCGTTCGTCGTGACGGGCGAGAGCCACTATCTGCTGCGCGTGCTCGCGCACAACCTCAAGCACTATTCGGATTTCGTGCTGAACCGGCTCTACAAGGCGCCGGGCGTGATGGACATCCGTTCGAACATCGTGCTGCAGACGCTGAAGGACGAAGCCGGCGCGCCGGTCGGGCTGGCGCGCACGGGCGCGATCAAAGCGGTGTAA
- the kynU gene encoding kynureninase, which yields MIKTREDALALDRDDPLGPLRDQFALPDGVIYLDGNSLGAQPRASAARAQQVIGAEWGEGLIRSWNTAGWFALPHRLGDKLATLIGGAPGETVVTDTISINLFKLLSAMLRHQAERAPERRVIVSERSNFPTDLYIAQGLIEQLGGGYELRLIDDPADLPDALGADTAVAMITHVNYRTGSMHDMPAVTQLVHDAGALMLWDLAHSAGAVPVDLNGARADGAVGCTYKYLNGGPGSPAFVWVPQRHHAHFSQPLSGWWGHRAPFAMQPGFAPDPGIARFLCGTQPIVSMSMVECGLDVFLQTDMQAIRRKSLALTDAFIALVEARCAGLSLKLVTPRSHHQRGSQASFEHPHGYEVMQALIARGVIGDYREPYVLRFGFTPLYVRFADVWDAVETLRDILATNAWKAPEFAERGAVT from the coding sequence ATGATCAAGACCCGTGAAGACGCGCTCGCCCTCGACCGCGACGACCCGCTCGGCCCGCTGCGCGACCAGTTCGCACTGCCCGACGGCGTGATCTACCTCGACGGCAACTCGCTCGGCGCGCAGCCGCGCGCGTCGGCTGCCCGCGCGCAGCAGGTGATCGGCGCCGAATGGGGCGAAGGACTGATCCGGAGCTGGAACACGGCCGGCTGGTTCGCGCTGCCGCACCGTCTCGGCGACAAGCTCGCGACGCTGATCGGCGGCGCGCCCGGCGAAACGGTCGTGACCGACACCATCTCGATCAACCTGTTCAAGCTGCTGTCGGCGATGCTGCGCCACCAGGCCGAGCGCGCGCCCGAGCGCCGCGTGATCGTGTCGGAGCGCTCGAACTTCCCGACCGACCTGTATATCGCGCAGGGGCTGATCGAACAGCTCGGCGGTGGCTACGAACTGCGCCTGATCGACGATCCGGCCGACCTGCCCGACGCGCTCGGCGCGGACACGGCCGTCGCGATGATCACGCACGTGAACTACCGCACCGGCTCCATGCACGACATGCCGGCCGTTACGCAACTCGTGCACGACGCGGGCGCGCTGATGCTGTGGGATCTCGCGCACTCGGCCGGCGCGGTGCCGGTCGACCTGAACGGCGCGCGCGCGGACGGCGCGGTCGGCTGCACGTACAAGTACCTGAACGGCGGCCCCGGTTCGCCCGCGTTCGTGTGGGTGCCGCAGCGCCATCACGCGCATTTCTCGCAGCCGCTGTCCGGCTGGTGGGGCCACCGCGCGCCGTTCGCGATGCAGCCCGGCTTCGCGCCCGATCCGGGCATCGCGCGCTTCCTGTGCGGCACGCAGCCGATCGTGTCGATGTCGATGGTCGAATGCGGGCTCGACGTGTTCCTGCAGACCGACATGCAGGCGATCCGCCGCAAGTCGCTCGCGCTGACCGACGCGTTCATCGCGCTCGTCGAAGCGCGCTGCGCGGGCCTGTCGCTGAAGCTCGTCACGCCGCGCTCGCATCACCAGCGCGGCTCGCAGGCGAGCTTCGAGCATCCGCACGGCTACGAAGTGATGCAGGCGCTGATCGCGCGCGGCGTGATCGGCGACTACCGCGAGCCGTACGTGCTGCGCTTCGGCTTCACGCCGCTCTACGTGCGCTTCGCCGACGTGTGGGATGCCGTCGAGACGCTGCGCGACATCCTGGCCACCAACGCATGGAAGGCGCCCGAGTTCGCCGAACGCGGCGCGGTGACCTGA
- a CDS encoding flavin reductase family protein: MSHANPPDFDSAAFRQALGQFATGVTVITTRAPSGQLIGITASSFNSVSLDPPLVLWSLAHKSASMPVFRGNSHYVVNVLAASQVDLCKRFSTYKGDRFEGIAHVAGNSGMPVLDGALAWFECHNRSRYDEGDHVIFVGEVERCGVRAASDATPPLVFHGGGFHGLTPL, encoded by the coding sequence ATGAGCCACGCCAACCCGCCGGATTTCGACTCGGCCGCCTTCCGCCAGGCGCTCGGCCAGTTTGCGACGGGCGTGACGGTGATCACGACGCGCGCGCCGTCCGGGCAGCTGATCGGCATCACCGCCAGCTCGTTCAACTCGGTATCGCTCGATCCGCCGCTCGTGCTGTGGAGCCTCGCGCACAAATCGGCGTCGATGCCCGTGTTTCGCGGCAACAGCCATTACGTGGTGAACGTGCTCGCGGCGTCGCAGGTCGACCTGTGCAAGCGTTTCTCGACCTACAAGGGCGACCGCTTCGAAGGGATCGCGCATGTGGCCGGCAACTCGGGGATGCCCGTGCTCGACGGCGCGCTCGCGTGGTTCGAATGCCACAACCGCAGCCGCTATGACGAAGGCGACCACGTCATCTTCGTCGGCGAAGTGGAACGCTGCGGCGTGCGGGCCGCATCGGACGCGACGCCGCCGCTCGTGTTCCACGGCGGCGGCTTCCACGGCCTTACACCGCTTTGA
- the msrA gene encoding peptide-methionine (S)-S-oxide reductase MsrA, giving the protein MVNEMLETATLGGGCFWCTEAVFLDVDGVTAVQSGYAGGHTRNPGYRDICEGDTGHAEVVNVTFDPARIGYREILGIFFATHDPTQLNRQGNDVGTQYRSVVFTHSDAQRDTALDVIRELEREQVFGQPIVTQVVPLDGNYWPAEDYHQNYYARNPGQGYCSVVIGPKLAKFRQKFSHRLKSLRGA; this is encoded by the coding sequence ATGGTGAACGAAATGCTTGAAACCGCGACGTTGGGAGGCGGGTGTTTCTGGTGCACGGAGGCCGTGTTTCTCGACGTCGACGGCGTGACTGCCGTCCAGTCGGGCTACGCGGGCGGCCATACGCGCAATCCGGGCTATCGCGACATCTGCGAAGGCGACACGGGCCACGCGGAAGTCGTCAACGTGACGTTCGATCCGGCGCGCATCGGCTATCGCGAGATCCTCGGGATCTTCTTCGCGACGCACGATCCGACCCAGTTGAACCGGCAGGGCAACGACGTCGGCACGCAGTACCGGTCGGTCGTGTTCACGCATTCGGATGCGCAACGCGATACGGCGCTGGACGTGATCCGCGAGCTGGAGCGCGAGCAGGTGTTCGGGCAGCCGATCGTCACGCAGGTCGTGCCGCTCGACGGCAACTACTGGCCGGCCGAGGACTATCACCAGAACTACTACGCGCGTAACCCGGGGCAGGGCTACTGCTCGGTCGTGATCGGGCCGAAGCTCGCGAAATTCCGGCAGAAGTTCTCGCACCGGCTGAAGTCGCTGCGCGGCGCGTAA
- the pdxH gene encoding pyridoxamine 5'-phosphate oxidase, translated as MTTLADLRINYSRASLDEADAAHDPFVQFDRWFKEALAAQLPEPNTMTLATVGADGRPSARIVLVKGVDERGFVFFTNYESRKGRDLAAHPQAALLFYWIELERQVRIEGRIEKTSAEESDRYFASRPLGSRIGAWASEQSAVIDSRATLEAREKAVSERYGDTPPRPPHWGGYRLVPDSIEFWQGRPSRLHDRLLYTRDAETSQGWTISRLSP; from the coding sequence ATGACGACTCTCGCCGATCTCCGCATCAACTATTCACGTGCTTCGCTCGACGAAGCCGATGCCGCCCACGACCCCTTCGTCCAGTTCGACCGCTGGTTCAAGGAGGCGCTCGCCGCCCAACTGCCCGAGCCGAACACGATGACGCTCGCGACCGTCGGCGCCGACGGCCGGCCGTCGGCCCGGATCGTGCTCGTCAAGGGCGTCGACGAACGCGGGTTCGTCTTCTTTACCAATTACGAAAGCCGCAAGGGGCGCGATCTCGCCGCGCATCCGCAAGCGGCGCTGCTGTTCTACTGGATCGAGCTCGAGCGCCAGGTGCGCATCGAAGGCCGGATCGAGAAAACCAGCGCCGAAGAAAGCGACCGCTATTTCGCGTCGCGCCCGCTCGGCTCGCGCATCGGCGCATGGGCGTCCGAGCAGAGCGCCGTGATCGACAGCCGCGCGACGCTCGAAGCGCGCGAAAAGGCCGTCAGCGAACGCTACGGCGACACCCCGCCGCGCCCGCCGCACTGGGGCGGCTACCGCCTCGTGCCCGACTCGATCGAGTTCTGGCAGGGGCGCCCGTCGCGGCTGCACGACCGCCTGCTCTATACGCGCGACGCCGAAACGTCGCAGGGCTGGACGATCTCGCGCCTGTCGCCGTAA
- the kynB gene encoding arylformamidase — protein MDTLWDISPPVSPATPVWPGDTPVSVERVWRMEAGSPVNVARLTLSPHTGAHCDAPLHYDADGAPIGAVPLDTYLGTCRVIHCIGASPVVQPADIAAALDGVPPRVLLRTCAQAPIAQWDPEFCAVAPETIDLLAAHGVKLIGIDTPSLDPQESKTMDAHHRVRAHRMAILEGIVLDDVPPGDYELIALPLKFATLDASPVRAVLRALPARAS, from the coding sequence ATGGACACACTCTGGGACATCTCGCCGCCTGTCAGCCCCGCCACCCCCGTGTGGCCGGGCGATACGCCGGTTTCCGTCGAACGCGTGTGGCGGATGGAGGCCGGCTCGCCGGTCAACGTCGCGCGCCTGACGCTGTCGCCGCATACGGGCGCGCACTGCGACGCGCCGCTGCACTACGACGCCGACGGCGCACCGATCGGCGCCGTGCCGCTCGACACCTATCTCGGCACCTGCCGCGTGATCCATTGCATCGGCGCATCGCCCGTCGTGCAGCCGGCCGATATCGCGGCCGCGCTCGACGGCGTGCCGCCGCGCGTGCTGCTGCGCACCTGTGCGCAAGCGCCGATCGCGCAATGGGACCCCGAGTTCTGCGCAGTCGCGCCTGAAACGATCGACCTGCTCGCCGCGCATGGCGTGAAGCTGATCGGCATCGACACGCCGTCGCTCGACCCGCAGGAATCGAAAACGATGGATGCGCATCACCGCGTGCGTGCGCACCGGATGGCGATCCTCGAAGGCATCGTGCTCGACGACGTGCCGCCCGGCGACTATGAACTGATCGCATTGCCGCTGAAGTTCGCGACGCTCGACGCGAGCCCCGTGCGCGCGGTGCTGCGCGCGCTGCCCGCGCGTGCTTCCTGA
- a CDS encoding DUF72 domain-containing protein, with translation MGDGRTRRKAPPERQQHDDTDGSHADGQFDLFGVPTDAARASPPADDARSANASERVVPDPHDDARDAPPARAASPPSDEAPPPASGLLWDEPSPAAAPPKKGRRSRGVPPAPIAADVADAAAGLPPNVRLGTSSWYFPGWNGIVYDGDFAQTKLSREGLAAYGAHPLLKSVSLDRSFYGPLSVADYLRYAQQVPDDFRFVVKAPASVTDAVVRGRRGEPSGPNPTFLDAPLATREFVQPCLEGLGRKAGVLVFQFSPLPDRLLAEPAALIDRLAAFFAALPPLPPEADGPRYAIEIRDASLLTPRFIRALAALGVRYCVGLHARMPDPLRQAAALALLDGDAPGPLIVRWSLHGGFKYEQAKAKYEPFDKLVDEDPATRSALAELAARYALAGQPVIITINNKAEGSAPLSCIALAREIAAACAQWRNEAA, from the coding sequence ATGGGTGACGGCAGGACGCGGCGCAAGGCGCCGCCGGAACGACAGCAGCACGACGACACGGACGGGTCGCACGCCGACGGGCAATTCGACCTGTTCGGCGTGCCGACGGACGCTGCACGCGCGTCGCCGCCCGCGGACGACGCGCGTTCCGCCAACGCCAGCGAACGCGTAGTGCCGGACCCGCATGACGATGCGCGCGACGCACCGCCCGCCCGTGCAGCCTCCCCCCCTTCCGACGAAGCACCGCCGCCTGCCTCCGGCCTGCTGTGGGACGAACCGTCGCCGGCGGCCGCACCGCCGAAGAAAGGCCGGCGCTCGCGCGGCGTGCCGCCCGCGCCGATCGCGGCGGACGTCGCCGACGCGGCGGCCGGCCTGCCGCCGAACGTCCGGCTCGGCACGTCGTCGTGGTACTTCCCCGGCTGGAACGGCATCGTCTACGACGGCGATTTCGCGCAGACGAAGCTGTCGCGCGAAGGGCTCGCAGCGTACGGCGCGCATCCGCTGCTGAAGAGCGTGAGCCTCGACCGGTCGTTCTACGGCCCGCTGTCCGTCGCCGACTACCTGCGCTACGCGCAGCAGGTGCCCGACGATTTCCGCTTCGTCGTGAAGGCGCCGGCCTCGGTGACCGACGCGGTCGTGCGCGGCCGGCGCGGCGAGCCGTCGGGGCCGAACCCGACCTTCCTCGACGCGCCGCTCGCCACCCGCGAATTCGTGCAGCCGTGCCTCGAAGGGCTCGGCCGGAAAGCCGGCGTGCTCGTATTCCAGTTCTCGCCGCTGCCCGACCGGCTGCTCGCCGAACCGGCCGCACTGATCGACCGGCTGGCCGCGTTCTTCGCGGCGCTGCCGCCGCTGCCGCCGGAAGCCGACGGCCCGCGCTACGCGATCGAGATCCGCGACGCGAGCCTGCTCACGCCGCGCTTCATCCGCGCACTCGCCGCGCTCGGCGTGCGCTACTGCGTCGGCCTGCACGCGCGAATGCCCGACCCGCTGCGCCAGGCCGCCGCGCTCGCACTGCTCGACGGCGACGCGCCGGGCCCGCTGATCGTGCGCTGGAGCCTGCACGGCGGCTTCAAGTACGAACAGGCGAAAGCGAAGTACGAGCCGTTCGACAAGCTCGTCGACGAGGATCCGGCCACGCGCTCGGCGCTCGCCGAACTGGCCGCGCGCTATGCGCTGGCCGGGCAGCCGGTGATCATCACGATCAACAACAAGGCGGAAGGCTCCGCGCCGCTGTCGTGCATCGCGCTCGCGCGCGAGATCGCCGCCGCGTGCGCGCAGTGGCGCAACGAGGCGGCTTGA
- the kynA gene encoding tryptophan 2,3-dioxygenase: MQPPGDDAPAGCPFSGARAAQQAHSAPAAHEAPHVPGDASGQAGWHNAQLDFSKSMSYGDYLSLNSILDAQHPLSPDHNEMLFIIQHQTSELWMKLALFELRGALDAVRADALPPAFKMLARVSRILEQLVQAWNVLSTMTPSEYSAMRPYLGQSSGFQSYQYRQLEFLLGNKNVQMLQPHAHRPDILEQVRATLEAPSFYDEVVRLLARRGFPIAPERLERDWTQPTRHDETVEAAWLDVYRHPQQHWELYEMAEELVDLEDAFRQWRFRHVTTVERIIGFKQGTGGTSGAPYLRKMLDVVLFPELWHVRTTL, encoded by the coding sequence ATGCAGCCACCCGGCGACGACGCGCCGGCGGGCTGCCCGTTCTCGGGCGCACGCGCCGCGCAACAGGCACATTCGGCGCCAGCGGCACACGAAGCGCCGCACGTGCCGGGCGATGCCTCGGGCCAAGCCGGCTGGCACAACGCGCAGCTCGATTTCTCGAAGTCGATGAGCTACGGCGACTACCTGTCGCTGAATTCGATCCTCGACGCGCAGCATCCGCTGTCGCCCGATCACAACGAGATGCTGTTCATCATCCAGCATCAGACGAGCGAGCTGTGGATGAAGCTCGCGCTGTTCGAGCTGCGCGGCGCGCTCGACGCGGTGCGCGCCGACGCGTTGCCGCCCGCATTCAAGATGCTCGCGCGCGTGTCGCGCATCCTCGAGCAGCTCGTGCAGGCGTGGAACGTGCTGTCGACGATGACGCCGTCCGAGTATTCGGCGATGCGGCCGTATCTCGGGCAGTCGTCGGGCTTCCAGTCCTACCAGTATCGCCAGCTCGAATTCCTGCTCGGCAACAAGAACGTGCAGATGCTGCAGCCGCATGCGCACCGGCCCGACATCCTCGAACAGGTGCGCGCGACGCTCGAAGCGCCGTCGTTCTACGACGAGGTCGTGCGCCTGCTCGCGCGACGCGGTTTCCCGATCGCGCCGGAGCGGCTCGAGCGCGACTGGACGCAGCCGACGCGGCACGACGAAACGGTCGAAGCCGCGTGGCTCGACGTGTACCGTCACCCGCAGCAGCACTGGGAGCTGTACGAGATGGCCGAGGAACTGGTCGATCTCGAGGACGCGTTCCGTCAGTGGCGCTTCCGTCACGTGACGACCGTCGAGCGCATCATCGGCTTCAAGCAGGGCACCGGCGGCACCAGCGGCGCGCCGTATCTGCGCAAGATGCTCGACGTCGTGCTGTTCCCCGAGCTCTGGCACGTGCGCA
- a CDS encoding SAM-dependent methyltransferase → MFWEKKLAQWADEVRAKANIPARLVLWNGDQLDFGTFSAPQVTLKVNSASALPLLLEPSLDNLGEAYVKGKIDIEGKLSDIINIGYSLARSTVTSASKLARVKRYFTHTKNTDRKAIQYHYDVSNAFYKLWLDENMVYSCAYFENGDEDLATAQVKKIDHILTKIQLQPGQRLLDIGCGWGALVLRAAQKFGATCLGVTLSQNQFDLATARVKAAGLEDKIEIRLQDYREIDGQFDRITSVGMFEHVGRKNLPLYFSRIRELLADDGIAMNHGITSTDAESGETALGGGEFIDRYVFPDGELPHISLALEAAQRGGLEAVDVESLRRHYARTLEIWTENFEAKAEQAKALVDDEKFRIWRVYLAGCAYAFEHDDVSIFQIVCRKAGRSAKTLPWSRRYMYEHALPR, encoded by the coding sequence ATGTTCTGGGAAAAGAAGCTGGCACAGTGGGCGGACGAAGTACGGGCGAAAGCGAACATACCGGCGCGTCTCGTGCTGTGGAACGGCGATCAACTCGATTTCGGCACTTTCAGCGCGCCGCAGGTCACGCTGAAAGTAAACAGCGCGTCGGCGTTGCCGCTGCTGCTCGAACCGAGCCTCGACAATCTCGGCGAGGCGTACGTGAAGGGCAAGATCGACATCGAAGGCAAGCTGTCGGACATCATCAACATCGGCTACTCGCTCGCGCGCAGCACGGTGACGAGCGCGAGCAAGCTCGCGCGCGTGAAGCGCTACTTCACTCACACGAAAAACACCGACAGAAAGGCGATCCAGTATCACTACGACGTCTCGAACGCGTTCTACAAGCTGTGGCTCGACGAGAACATGGTGTACTCGTGCGCGTACTTCGAGAACGGCGACGAGGATCTTGCCACCGCGCAGGTCAAGAAGATCGACCACATCCTGACGAAGATCCAGTTGCAGCCGGGCCAGCGCCTGCTCGACATCGGCTGCGGCTGGGGTGCACTCGTGCTGCGCGCCGCGCAGAAGTTCGGCGCGACGTGTCTCGGCGTGACGCTGTCGCAGAACCAGTTCGACCTCGCGACCGCGCGCGTGAAGGCCGCGGGGCTCGAGGACAAGATCGAGATCCGCCTGCAGGATTACCGCGAGATCGACGGCCAGTTCGACCGCATCACGAGCGTCGGGATGTTCGAGCACGTCGGCCGCAAGAACCTGCCGCTCTATTTCTCGCGGATCCGCGAACTGCTCGCCGACGACGGCATCGCGATGAACCACGGCATCACGTCGACCGACGCGGAAAGCGGCGAAACGGCACTCGGCGGCGGCGAGTTCATCGACCGCTACGTGTTCCCGGACGGCGAGCTGCCGCACATCAGCCTCGCGCTCGAAGCGGCGCAGCGCGGCGGGCTGGAAGCGGTTGACGTCGAAAGCCTGCGGCGGCACTATGCGCGCACGCTCGAAATCTGGACGGAAAACTTCGAGGCGAAGGCCGAACAGGCGAAAGCCCTCGTCGACGACGAAAAATTCCGTATCTGGCGCGTGTATCTCGCCGGCTGCGCGTATGCGTTCGAGCACGACGACGTGTCGATCTTCCAGATCGTGTGCCGCAAGGCCGGACGCAGCGCGAAAACGCTGCCGTGGTCGCGGCGCTATATGTACGAACACGCGCTGCCGCGCTAG